A genome region from Aurantiacibacter sp. MUD61 includes the following:
- the hisC gene encoding histidinol-phosphate transaminase produces the protein MTAKRPEMKPYVAQIHAYVPGKSSGKDGKPLVKLSANENPLGSSAAALEARAAAPLPNAYPDPDARELRGALGELHGIDPARIVCGTGSDELLNLAAQAYAGAGDEVMFSRFSFAVYDIAAKRCGATPVEVDDTDYTADVDKLLAAVTDKTRVVFIANPNNPTGTYLPAAEIARLHAGLPADVLLVVDQAYAEYLEPGENDGGMALAAAHENVLVTRTFSKIYGLAGERIGWATGAPHIIDALNRIRGPFNVTLAGQSAAVAAVADQDFVARSRDHNNAELARFEERIAALGNHGLTAIPSKANFSLVRFSGEVTAEQALHAIADAGYAVRHLPGQGLGDCLRITIGKREDMDRIADVLAELTGAANGVS, from the coding sequence ATGACTGCGAAACGTCCAGAAATGAAGCCCTATGTGGCGCAGATCCATGCCTATGTGCCGGGCAAAAGCTCGGGCAAGGACGGCAAGCCGCTGGTGAAGCTTTCGGCGAATGAAAACCCGCTCGGTTCCTCTGCGGCTGCGCTGGAAGCTCGCGCTGCGGCACCCCTGCCCAATGCCTATCCGGACCCGGATGCACGCGAATTGCGTGGGGCGCTGGGCGAATTGCATGGCATTGATCCGGCGCGCATCGTCTGCGGAACGGGTTCCGACGAGCTGCTCAACCTTGCCGCGCAAGCCTATGCCGGTGCGGGCGATGAAGTGATGTTCAGCCGCTTCAGCTTTGCGGTTTACGATATCGCCGCCAAGCGCTGCGGCGCGACACCGGTGGAAGTGGACGACACCGACTACACTGCCGATGTCGACAAGCTGCTGGCGGCGGTGACCGACAAAACGCGGGTGGTCTTTATCGCCAACCCCAACAATCCGACCGGCACTTATCTGCCAGCCGCCGAGATCGCGCGCCTGCATGCAGGCCTTCCCGCCGATGTGCTGCTGGTGGTCGATCAGGCCTATGCCGAATATCTGGAGCCGGGCGAGAATGATGGCGGGATGGCGCTCGCAGCCGCCCATGAAAACGTGCTGGTCACCCGCACCTTCTCCAAGATCTACGGGTTGGCAGGCGAGCGCATCGGCTGGGCCACCGGCGCGCCGCATATTATCGACGCGCTCAATCGCATCCGCGGGCCGTTCAACGTGACATTGGCGGGCCAGTCCGCTGCCGTTGCTGCGGTGGCGGATCAGGACTTCGTCGCGCGTAGCCGTGATCACAACAATGCCGAGCTTGCGCGCTTTGAAGAGCGTATCGCAGCGCTGGGCAATCACGGCCTCACGGCCATTCCGAGCAAGGCGAATTTCTCCCTGGTGCGCTTCTCCGGCGAAGTGACCGCAGAACAGGCGCTGCATGCGATTGCCGATGCCGGTTATGCAGTGCGCCATTTACCCGGGCAGGGCCTTGGCGATTGCCTGCGCATCACCATCGGCAAGCGAGAGGATATGGATCGGATCGCCGATGTGCTGGCAGAGCTGACGGGCGCGGCGAATGGCGTTTCGTA